ATCTACAAGACAAAGTTCTGTAATAAAAAGCTTGTTCAATGTTTCAACTTCTCTTATTTTCATTATACGTCAAATATGAAGGTTCCTAAGACACACAAAATTAAGTTTCAAAGGACAGATTCCTCCTGGGAGCcggtgtgacctacattccaccattgcataccagagatacatctggaacagatttggggggggggtgcatacccagcatactgcattcctgtggaaaaatgcctgtgcaattcctagaatttttgcagactgaacgcaatatataccacttgacgactcccctgaggcatCGTCAAAATTATGGCCTAAACAAGACCCATTTACAAGTTAggagccttcacctttgacatgctACCCACAGAGCAACTGGCTGCACACAAACAGTTGGAACTATGAACAGTCTTATTGTTTGAATCATAACGTGACATACCATGTGACCAGGTCTCCCCCAATGATATCATGGATATGATAAGACATCCCCAGTTTCACAGAGGCTGTCATCTTTCTGGACTCCAGTTCCTTCAAGATACATACAAGATAAGACAAGTTCTTCAATGTAGTAAAGACTTTTAGGATACCAGAAAGAAATATAGAACTGAAAATAGTCCAGTGGATAAGAAACCCTGCCTCTGGTCAATCTGGACGAACAGATTGGGAGTTCGAATCTGGGCTGTTGTTGCTCACCTAACATGCTACTAGAAAGAGTTACAGTTTACAGGATGGGACATTAACCCGTGGTTCTCTGCACAGTGTACTAGCGGAAGAGAGGTTGAGGAATTCAAATGTTCCCAACCAATGAATCTGTAAACACTATACAATCAAGTCatacatctgtcttctctgccaCAACCATTGGATACCTACCTGTTTCAGGATTTCTTTGTACTTGCTTTTTCTTATGGAAGCCAGGATAGCTTTTctacctaaaaaaaaaaaagataaaacaaagtGAAATGTGAGGTTTTCAGTGGATATGTTGGGGTCAAAACAATCTGCCACTGGAGCAAAGATACTTTGGACAAAAGAGAACAGAGAGACTTGCCTTTTGTGAAGTGTTTGACAAAGAGCCCTGCCCCTGGAATGGCGAGCCACCAGCTGCCCAGATCACGGACTGTCAACACTCCAGCATTCACCAGTTGCCTGGGAAAATAACAACAAGAAATTTTAACTGTAaggcctccgcccctgaggtgttgccaataattatgacaaaaacaaaatggctgaaacacACTGAAAATCCTTTTCAGTACTTTGATTTTGGTAGTTTCTATTGCGAATTCATGACACTGTCAATCCATTTCCAATGCATTAGTACTGTAATACAGCATTGTTTTCATAGCAAACTAAAAGCAACACACCTTCTTTCCCCTTTACTGTGAattgaaataaaagaatttacagtGTCATCGTCTAAATGATTGGGCATCAATGGCTTCCACCCCTGAGGTGTAGCCAAAATACGCACGTGATCTCCACATCCGTGAACTTGTGGTCCGTCATGATTTGCTGGGTCACGCACATCTCATTGGTCCTGCTCACCACGTCTTTTAGAAACCTCTCTGTGTCGTCGTGaagaaaagataaaaaaattacaatctCTTTACAATTGTAGCTCAAGTCCTCCATTCATGAGCataacaaaagaaacaactgttacagaaaaGTCATAATACAAAAGAGGAAACTGTTCTGCTAAAGTCAAGTATTTTCTATTTGACAACAAGAGATCAATGACCTTGGGGCCACGAGTGGAGGACTAAACCACACTACTTTCAGCACAGGGGTGTCATCCTGCTATATGCTGAAGTACCTAACTATACTGCTAGGGGGACAAAAATCACTATGTCTGTTGAGGGACCTCAATACATTACCCACATAGCAAAATTCCACTTTTTACATATATTCCTTACTATTAGCAATTCACAGCTAAGATATAAAAACCCTCTCCAGCAAGACTtgtccagtgtcactgacgaaagacactggatggctgtcagaaacatctgaccgtttccaaagtcacatccagttgcttctTTTTGGTGTAAATAGATAAAAGGATCATAGTACTGAGTTATAtattggtacaaatgtacacatgcacaaccaaaaacagtactCCATTCAGAGGTGACCATCCTTCACAGAAGAATTTTAACTATAACTTAAAGATAAAGAATAAAACTCACCAACAGTTTTGGAGAGCTCCTGGCCATAAAACGCTGTGATGTGGTTCTTGTAGTCCTCTGTAAAGACCAGGCAGTATTCGTCTACTTCGTTCCCCAACTTCATCATCTTTACTTCATGTGCATTTCTCAGGTCGTTCTGGGGAAACAAGGAACAATGTGAGGAGACAACAAAGGTTTCTTGTTGTTCTAAGGGCGCTTAATGCCTCTATTCAAGCGTGCAGAGATTGAGTATGGAACTCTGTAGCTAACTTGATGATTTTTAATTAAGAAACACAGTCCTTCtagtgcaacaacaacaacaaagaagatGGCCTACCCATGATGTTACGAACCAAAATGGCAGTCCCCATATGAACAGACTAAAACAAAAcctgtactactgtaaatgcagaaatgttcaaggtggttttatgttcgcagtttttgcagtgaccacttcaccaggAACTTAAatcactgtgaacatttttccattatagtatgagactgcagtctatggcactatctatttaaaaccattgcaaacactccattttctcgctaccgtgaaattaaatcccagcaaagttaactgcatttacagtaattatacCAACCAGTTACCTGTCCACCAGTGTCTTATTCTTCACCGCACTGTAGAGCTGATGCTTCATGATGGACAAACAAGATGGCCTACCAATGATGTCACAAACCAAAATGGCAGCCCCCATGAACAAAGGTTAAAACACTATACCAACCAGTTGCCTGTCCACCAGAGTCTTATTCTTCACCACACTGTACAGCTGATGCTTCATGATGATTGGAGGAATCCTCCCCTCGTACGTCTGCTTGGGGAACAGCGAGCACAGGTACATCATGGCGGCCTTCGTGTCGCTGGGCGCGGCCGCGCTGATGTGTTCTTCGCTGTCCGAACCCCACTGCGGACTGGAGGGGGCGGGTCTCACAGGAGCACCTACGTGAACTCGCTTTCTCCGCTTGAAGACATCAGGCATTAGAGCCTTACGCTTGCTCATTATCTGTCAATGAAAAAAGTCTTCTATAGTCAAGTTAAAAAGTTAACgaccttcccgcgcctgattgcgcaagggcggtgcccatctccgtttcaatagcccttgggccagaCAACACAATctctacagcagggggctagtccactggtactggtgtgtgttcaacttccatactctttcccaaatgctgagtgctcagcagagaaagcagcatgtaccctttttaaagtctttggtatgactcagtcggggatcaaactcacgacctaaccgaatgcaaggcaaacactctacccactaggccattgcaccaatTTTTTCTATAGTCAAAGCAGTTTGGTATTAGAAAAATAATATAAACTTGAAAGATAGTTTGTCAACAAGCTGAATATACAATTAGTTGGAAACAGTAaaatgtttcaggtagcatccacttaCTTTCCATCTGTAAATCAACACAAATTAGATGCTATTTCacgttttgttttgctttaatGGCTACATTACAAATCATtaggtaacactaacagttcgAGAGTTTAATACTGGCTCCTGAGCTTACTAATACTAACGGAatgtgctgtaacttcggaCGTAAATTAACGAGTTCGACATCGTATTGTAGCAGTGTCAGTTGTCTGAAAACTGTTGTGTTTTGACTAATGATAAATGGGCGTGGTGGTGTTTGGGAATTTTCCGTTCAGGAGTTTATTTTACATCGTCTGTGCACGATTTACACCATGCATCTCGGCCGGTAAAACAGAAAGTTGTTGTTATAGATATTGCGTTCCACATTGTTCCATTCTAAATAGGGTACCCTAACTTCGGATTACAAATACCTCTGTCTCTCTTTGACTCATTGGAACgattttaagaaaacaaaaagaagaattttgtgTCAACTAACTTCATCTTCCCCCTGGTTCGTATTTTTGGACCGTGCGTAAGTTTCCTCCAATGCGAGGCCCGCTGTAACTTAGCGATTGTTTCCGCCGCTTGTTGCATTCCAAGTCACTTCAACGCTGACGATCTGTTTCTTCGTATGGCGATGAGACTAAATACACTTTTCACACCCATGGCTCTTGAGTATGAGCGcacaaaatgccacaaatttgTTACAAGAATGCCGAATGTGTCGGCAGGCATGGTAACACCGGAAACAGATATGCTGACCTCTGCATGGCACCCGGCACGTGATCTCAAAGTATGCCGCAAATCCTCCATCAGTGCAGTGCAAAGTCATTGATATCTTTCAACCAAATCCTCGATTTTTTTGGGACCGCAAGCTGtatttttcttggtttattttTAGGCAAGCAATGAGAAATTCACTTTCAATTATGTTCTTGTTATGATGCACTCAGCGATTTCGGCTACTTCACAATCtaatgtacccattttttttctgacatgttatcaGTTGATAGCAAAAGATACACAGCCTATAGCTGTTTTATAAATTCATTTCCCAAAACCTGGTACAACAAGGAACATGtcacaaaaagaattttgtaaatcggtcaatatttggcaaaaatattgaccaaaatataacctaaaAATGCCCAATTTTAAGCGTTATCGGGGACCATTCAGTTTTTACTAATTCTTAAACCTCAGATCTAACAGAAAAATTGTAGTTGGTAGTTAGAAACCACTTGCTTTTGATATGCGGTCATGTGACTACTAGtgattttatgctttttttgaAGGACATGCCCATTTTTTGGTTCCATAGGAactatttttccattttacccacATGTTGACAGATTCCAATGTTATTTTAACTGGATATATCTGTAGTCTGTAGCAGCTAATTGTTTGGTAATATTGGTGTTGTCTTTGTATGTAAAAGTAAGGTATTGTGTGTGTATAAGGTCAGAAGTAGAATAAGATCAGTAGCACACTCTTATGACATATTATTTACAAGCAAAGTCCAGGATGTCATTTTCCGAAAAAAatctgtagcgtccgtaccccctttaATTTCTGTACTAAGTAAATCCCAGAAGCTTGTGATTATGACAGTTTAGAGGTCTCTATTACCACATACTAGAACACCCTTTAAACCATTGCTGTCCTGAAAACTTTGTCTAGTATAGCACTGTAAACATCAAaatgtagcgtccgtaccccctgtagcgtccgtacccccacctgtagcgtccgtacccccatttgaagctttttagcaaaatgctgttaaaattGCTGTCCAACTGCTACAATTCTGATTCAATACATTAATTACAGTTCTTAAAGATATGATTGGTTAACTTTTTTCtctaaaaatgtgacttttcaatGAATTTGAGCTGCATTTTTCTGAGATTTCCTCCACAAATCCACATTTGCTACACCCCCTCAGACTTCATAAATGGTTCATTCCAAAGCAGCCAAAGATGGATGtgagatgatatttgatattcccCCATGAGTTTAGCTGATATAAGAACACCAGTTTGGTAGATCTACATTATACAAGGCATAAATttaacatagtattacatagtaTGTAATGTGTAGCGTCCGTGCCCCCTGCACTATTGTTTCTCTTGTCCAAAccaatacattgtatgtacatagcATGTATTCAAGAAAGATGCAAGTATACATTGCTGGTTTGATGGCATGGGAAGCACTGTGTTATATTCTTTTATGTAAACCATCACTCCTTTATCACAGATTCTGTAAAATCTTCTATCAGTAGGCCTGTTATCAAAAAGTAGAGTACAGATCCAACTGAGTGGAATCTCAACTGGCATATTTATattctcattttctttgtttaactGCTGCAGTAGCATTAATGGATGCTTCAATTAATAAATAGTTAATGATTATTAGAAAATAGACATGTTTAGTGGGCTAATTCCATTGTTCACTACCAGTCTTTACTATAAttgtgtagcgtccgtaccccccttgAAATGTTCATTAATGGTCATATGAAAGATtctatgttatgttatacactatatctgttgtaatttTATGTAGAAGCCCAATAAGGATAGATAACCACCAAAATTTAGCTACTATGGTGCCTGGATTAAGAATTATAGTATTTGATCTTTGCTTCAAGCCAAAATACCCGCATATCATTATAGCTGCTTTAGTAACGGATGACTAGAAAATGACCTAACATAGTCATACTGCAACTTGAGTTGATTTTCTAGCATAGCAAATGCTAATTATACAAGAAGATAAGGATAAAACACCCATTttctgttctaatgttgaataTACAGTATGCTGCAGTTCTAGTAATTCTACagttgtagcgtccgtacccccttagTGATCCATTTATAAAAGCCCATGTACAGAAGTTATAAAAGCTCGTTGTGCGGAGATCCTTTAGGATAGTAAGCGCAAGGTGTGTACCATTGAACtgctaacaacaaaaaaagaataaaatggaGTTGAATTTTCACCCCTAGTGACCCCCTTTTGGTACATTAGATTGTGAAGTAGCCGTTTGCATATTGTCAGATCGGGCGGGCCGCGCGCTGACTTCAAAGCCTGTCGCGAACTTTATGGGAGTGTAAGGTTTCATGTAGACATGAGTTTGCTACATCAATGATCCAGTCGCGTCGTGTTTCGTCAGACGGTCACTGAGATTT
This genomic stretch from Branchiostoma floridae strain S238N-H82 chromosome 13, Bfl_VNyyK, whole genome shotgun sequence harbors:
- the LOC118429588 gene encoding serine/threonine-protein kinase 19-like — translated: MSKRKALMPDVFKRRKRVHVGAPVRPAPSSPQWGSDSEEHISAAAPSDTKAAMMYLCSLFPKQTYEGRIPPIIMKHQLYSVVKNKTLVDRQLNDLRNAHEVKMMKLGNEVDEYCLVFTEDYKNHITAFYGQELSKTVERFLKDVVSRTNEMCVTQQIMTDHKFTDVEITQLVNAGVLTVRDLGSWWLAIPGAGLFVKHFTKGRKAILASIRKSKYKEILKQELESRKMTASVKLGMSYHIHDIIGGDLVTCIETTSGELLRLKDD